Below is a window of Desulfobacteraceae bacterium DNA.
GCTGGCAGCCGATTTTCAGCGTGCCACCGGCCTGGGCGGCGTTTGCCGGCATTTCCAAAACCAGTGCCGGGATCAGGGCCAGGGCCGCGAACAGGGCAAAACGTTTGGCTGCCTTCATGGGGCTCTCCCTTCTCCACTGATTGGGCGTCACGGGCGGTCGGGCGCGAGACCGCCCCACGAACGGGGCTTTAACCGGGCCAATGAGGTATCATACGGAGTCGGGCGCGATTTTTCAAATTCCGCACCCGCGGCTGGCGGGGGCGGCAAACCGCTTCAGCGCCAGGACCGGCAGACCGGGAGCGCTGCAAGGGCTCAATTGAATTCCAAAAATACCAGAGTTTCGCTCCCCCGCTTACCCCGAGCTGACGATTTTTTTGCAATACAGCGTCCGCAGCCGAATCTTTTGGCCGCATAATGCCCACCTTCCCAAAAAAGGCTTGATTACCCGGTGGTGAAAATTTAGACTCGGGTCCGCCGGTATTGCCGCCCGGCCTAACGAGGGGTGTTTTCGAAACCCCGGGCCGATAGAGCCTTCATGCCGGCGCACGCCAACCAACCAACCCGAATACCAGGAGGTGCCGCATGCCACAGGCAGAAGCCCAGAAACGCAGGGAAAATGTCATCGAGGTCCTCAACCGCGCCCGCGCGATGGAGTTGCAGGCCATTCACCAGTACATGAACCAGCATTACAATCTGGACGACATGGACTACGGTGAAATGGCCGCCAAGATGAAGCTCATCGCCATCGACGAGATGCGCCACGCCGAGGCTTTCGCCGAGCGCATCAAGGAACTGGGGGGGGAGCCCACCAGCGAAAAGTCCGGTCCGGTGGAGCGCGGGCAGGAGGTCGAGGCGATCTTTCCCTTCGATATGGACCTGGAAGACGACACCATCGTGACCTACAACCAGTTTCTGCTGGTCTGCCGGGAAAACGGCGACAGCATCAGCATGAAGGTGTTTGAAACCATCATCGACGACGAGCAGCTGCATTTCAACTACTTCGACAGCGTCCGGGCCCACATCGAAAAGCTCGGGCCGGCCTACCTGGCCAAGATTGCCGGGACCCCCTCCTCCACCGGGCTGCAGCCCCAGGGGTTTGCCGTCAGCGGCGGGGGCGCCGAGTAGCTTTGATCAACCGGTAAATCAAACCATAGACGGTTTCGAATTAAGTGCCAACCTTCCCCGGCCCCCCGGCGGGGGTTGGGGCCCCCCAGGGGCAGCGCTGCCGAGGAGCCTGGATGATGGCGTCCGAGACATCCGTTTTTGAGGTCACCTGCAGGCAGTACCGCGACCAGCTCGGTCGAATGGAAACAGCGCCGCTGGCCGCCCGGCTGGGGGTGCAGGTCGATGGGGACGGGGTGCGTGTGCCGCTGCTGGGGGCGCTTTATCGCGTTTCGCCGGGCGGCGTTTACGATCCCGCCGGGGAAGTCCCCGGCTTCGACGTCTGCGTGGTGCTGCTCAAATATCTGCTGCGCTGCCCCGACCTGCCGCCGACGGCCAGGGACCTGGTTTCCTATCGAGGGCTGAAGGATTCCGGCCCGTTGACGGTCTACTTCGCCAATGAGGTCGAGGGCGCCATCGCCGCCGCCTTCAGCGGCCGCGCCGCCGCCCTGGCGGCGGCCGGCGCGGCCCTGGGCGGGCGCGTGCCCGACATCGGCGCGCGCTACGACCTGGCGCTGCAGTTCGATGCGCTCCCGCGGGTCCCTCTTTGTCTGCTTTTCAACGATGCCGACGATGAATTCCCCGCCGCCTGCAGCCTGCTTTTCGAGCGCCGCGCCGAGGTCTATCTCGACCCGGAATGCCTCGCCATGCTGGGCCGGCATCTTTTCGTGCGGCTGAAACGGGCCGCGCCCAAATGACCGGCGAAGGGGCGGGCCGACCCTCGCACCCCTCAGGAGACCGGTATGATCACCAAAATTGACAGACCCGCCATCATCCCGGCCGCGGGCAGCGAGTCCAAACGGATCGAGGAGTATGTCGGGCGTGTGAACACCGGTTGCAGCGTGGTCAGCATCGCGCGCATGCTAAGCGCCGGCGGCTGGCAGGAACCGGGCCAGCAGCCGGAGTTCAGCGAATATACGCTGGTGTTAAGCGGGATGCTGCGGGTGGAAACCACCGACGGCAGCCTGGACATTTCGGCCGGCCAGGCGGTGGTCGTGCCCGCCGGGGAATGGGTGCGCTACAGTACCCCCAACCCCGAAGGCGCCGAGTACATCGCCGTCTGTCTGCCGGCCTTTGCACCGGAGACGGTCCACCGGGATGGGTGACCGTCCCCAAAACGGTTGCGCCGCCGACGGGCCGCCGCAGCCCAGGATACCCGCCATGCCCCCCAAAATCGTGTTCGTTCAGGGAAGCCCTCGCTCCCATGGCAACACCCGCGCGGTTGCCGCCGTGGCCATGGCCGCCGCGCGGGAGCAAGGGGCCGAGGTGGTTGAGATCGACGCCGTTCGGCTTGAATTCAAAAAACCGGGCTGCACCGGCTGTCAAAAATGCCAGCAGTCCGAGAGCTTTGTCTGCACCCTCGGCGACCAGGTGGCCGAGGCGGTGGCCACCCTGCCGCGCTACGACGTGATTGTCCTGGCGACCCCGATCTACTGGTGGAGCTATACGGCCCAGATCAAGATCTTTGTCGACCGGATGTACTCGCTTTCCAAATTCACCGAAGGTGGGACCATCCGAACGCAGCTTGGCGGCAAGACCCTGGCGCTGATGGCCACCGGCGGCGGGCCGCTGGAAGACAACCTGAAACTGCTCGAACGCCAGTGGAAAACCCCGGCCGACATGCTCGGCTGCGCCTTTGCGGCCTGCCTGTTCCCCTTCACCCCGCCCCAGGCCGGGGCCCTGCAAAAGGACCCCGGCGCCATCCAAAAGGCACGGGAATTCGGCCGCTTGCTGGCAACCGCGAAGTAGTGTCGGCGCAACTTCACCCGGCTGGCCGGCGCTGGCGCCGAGGTGCCAACTTTTTCAACCATTTCGGGAAAGGAGTCTTCGACGATGGGAATTCGCAAGCTTTTATCGGTGGGGCTGGCGGCAGCGGCGATCCTTTGGGCGGCGGGCGCGGGGGCCTACGACCTGCCCTCGGTCAACCTGGGGTTCACCAGTTTCCTGGACGGCGGCCCCCCGGCGGGCCCGGGCGTTTATCTGACGCAGTACGTCCAGTACTTTTCCTCCGATCGCTTCACCGATCAGGACGGCGACCGCTTGCTGCCCCGTGAGGCCAACGAGGACCTGGATGTCTGGGTCAGCCTGACGCAGCTCATCTACCAGTCGGACCGGGCGGTGCTCTTCGGCG
It encodes the following:
- a CDS encoding bacterioferritin, with the protein product MPQAEAQKRRENVIEVLNRARAMELQAIHQYMNQHYNLDDMDYGEMAAKMKLIAIDEMRHAEAFAERIKELGGEPTSEKSGPVERGQEVEAIFPFDMDLEDDTIVTYNQFLLVCRENGDSISMKVFETIIDDEQLHFNYFDSVRAHIEKLGPAYLAKIAGTPSSTGLQPQGFAVSGGGAE
- a CDS encoding DUF3786 domain-containing protein encodes the protein MMASETSVFEVTCRQYRDQLGRMETAPLAARLGVQVDGDGVRVPLLGALYRVSPGGVYDPAGEVPGFDVCVVLLKYLLRCPDLPPTARDLVSYRGLKDSGPLTVYFANEVEGAIAAAFSGRAAALAAAGAALGGRVPDIGARYDLALQFDALPRVPLCLLFNDADDEFPAACSLLFERRAEVYLDPECLAMLGRHLFVRLKRAAPK
- a CDS encoding flavodoxin family protein, with product MPPKIVFVQGSPRSHGNTRAVAAVAMAAAREQGAEVVEIDAVRLEFKKPGCTGCQKCQQSESFVCTLGDQVAEAVATLPRYDVIVLATPIYWWSYTAQIKIFVDRMYSLSKFTEGGTIRTQLGGKTLALMATGGGPLEDNLKLLERQWKTPADMLGCAFAACLFPFTPPQAGALQKDPGAIQKAREFGRLLATAK